A window from Staphylococcus succinus encodes these proteins:
- the sppA gene encoding signal peptide peptidase SppA, with the protein MSKKRIVAIIIAVVIVLGGIVISSISSVVSSLFSDTSSSKIDPFTETIEQEGDSNKRIAHLTLNGEITEGSGGGMFESSGYNHEAFLKQLENVEKDDTVKGMLLSVNTPGGGSYPSDEIYKKIKEIKKQGKEVYVHMGSMAASGGYYISAPADKIYAGPQSLTGSIGVIMSNVDYSGLQKKLGIKENVIKSGEHKDILSSSRAMTDDERDILQSALNDSFNRFVTIVKDGRNMPESKVRKLADGRIYSAQQAEKNGLIDEIGYEDKTLKALKNDIHSKNAEVFEYSEEGGLFSSIFKTKTNLTHFTNEFKSLKSVINNDTKTRPMYLYEG; encoded by the coding sequence ATGTCAAAGAAAAGAATAGTTGCGATTATCATAGCAGTGGTAATTGTATTAGGTGGAATTGTGATTAGTTCTATCTCATCCGTGGTGTCCTCACTATTTAGTGATACATCCTCTTCAAAAATAGATCCGTTTACTGAAACGATTGAACAAGAAGGTGATTCTAATAAACGCATAGCGCATTTAACGTTAAATGGAGAAATCACTGAGGGTTCAGGTGGCGGCATGTTTGAAAGTAGTGGGTATAACCATGAAGCATTTTTAAAGCAATTAGAAAATGTGGAAAAAGATGACACGGTCAAAGGCATGTTGTTATCGGTAAATACGCCTGGCGGAGGATCATACCCGAGCGACGAAATTTATAAAAAAATTAAAGAAATCAAGAAACAAGGTAAAGAAGTTTATGTACATATGGGAAGTATGGCTGCTTCAGGTGGATATTATATTTCTGCACCTGCAGATAAAATTTATGCTGGCCCTCAGTCTTTGACGGGCTCTATTGGCGTTATCATGTCTAATGTAGATTATTCTGGCTTGCAAAAGAAATTAGGTATTAAAGAAAATGTGATCAAATCAGGGGAACATAAAGATATTTTAAGTAGTTCTAGAGCAATGACGGATGACGAAAGAGACATTTTACAATCTGCATTAAATGATAGTTTCAATCGCTTCGTTACAATAGTGAAAGATGGCAGAAACATGCCAGAAAGTAAAGTTAGAAAATTAGCTGATGGCCGGATTTATAGTGCGCAACAAGCTGAAAAAAATGGTCTGATTGATGAAATTGGTTATGAAGATAAGACATTAAAAGCATTGAAAAATGATATTCATTCAAAAAATGCAGAAGTCTTTGAATATAGTGAAGAAGGTGGTTTATTCTCTTCTATATTTAAAACGAAAACAAATTTAACTCATTTTACGAATGAATTTAAAAGTTTAAAATCAGTAATAAATAATGATACAAAGACACGACCAATGTATCTTTATGAAGGTTAG
- the thiI gene encoding tRNA uracil 4-sulfurtransferase ThiI: MIYDHLLVRYGELTLKGANRKMFVNQLRSNVKRSLMPLQGYKVKANRDRMYIELDEGADIDEMCHRLKQVFGIYSISPVLKIEKTIDAAKAQAVEFAKDYAEGDTFKIDVKRSDKNFPYDTYQLQREIGGAVLSEVEHLSVDVHHPNHNIKVEVRLDAIYVYDKVINGAGGLPVGTGGKTLLMLSGGIDSPVAGMEVMRRGVTIEAIHFHSPPFTSEKAKEKVIELTRILSSHVGPIKLHIVPFTNLQKQINKVVHERYTMTSTRRMMMRVADQFVHQIDAHAIVNGENLGQVASQTLKSMYAINHVTSTPVLRPLLTFDKEEIVKKAKAIGTFDVSIQPYEDCCTIFTPKNPVTEPNFEKVEKYENVYDFDELIQEAVDGIETLTISKDYQSEKDTATQALADDLF, from the coding sequence ATGATTTATGATCACCTACTAGTAAGATACGGTGAATTAACGTTAAAAGGTGCAAATCGTAAAATGTTTGTGAATCAATTACGATCAAATGTTAAACGTTCATTAATGCCACTACAAGGTTACAAAGTAAAGGCAAATAGAGATAGAATGTACATTGAGTTAGACGAAGGGGCAGACATAGACGAAATGTGTCATAGACTGAAACAAGTTTTTGGTATTTATTCTATTAGTCCTGTATTAAAAATAGAAAAAACAATAGATGCAGCTAAAGCTCAAGCAGTTGAATTTGCAAAAGATTATGCAGAAGGCGACACGTTTAAAATTGATGTTAAGCGCTCTGATAAAAATTTCCCTTATGATACTTATCAATTACAAAGAGAAATTGGGGGAGCTGTCTTAAGTGAAGTGGAACATCTTTCTGTAGACGTACATCATCCTAATCATAATATCAAAGTGGAAGTTCGTTTAGATGCGATTTATGTTTATGATAAAGTGATTAATGGTGCTGGCGGCTTACCAGTTGGTACAGGTGGTAAAACGTTACTTATGTTATCAGGTGGCATTGACTCACCAGTAGCGGGTATGGAAGTGATGCGTAGAGGTGTTACAATTGAAGCGATTCATTTTCATAGTCCACCGTTTACAAGTGAAAAAGCCAAAGAAAAAGTGATTGAATTAACACGTATTTTATCATCTCATGTAGGGCCGATTAAATTGCATATCGTGCCGTTTACGAATTTACAGAAGCAAATCAATAAAGTTGTTCATGAACGTTATACAATGACTTCTACACGACGAATGATGATGCGCGTAGCTGATCAATTTGTTCATCAAATTGACGCACATGCTATTGTAAATGGTGAGAATTTAGGGCAAGTAGCGAGTCAAACACTGAAAAGTATGTATGCGATTAATCACGTTACTTCTACGCCGGTATTACGTCCTTTATTAACCTTTGATAAAGAAGAAATAGTAAAAAAAGCAAAAGCTATAGGCACATTTGATGTATCTATTCAGCCATATGAAGATTGTTGTACAATCTTCACACCCAAAAATCCAGTCACTGAACCTAATTTTGAAAAAGTTGAAAAATATGAAAATGTCTATGACTTTGATGAATTAATCCAAGAAGCGGTAGACGGCATAGAAACATTAACGATTTCAAAAGATTATCAGAGTGAAAAAGATACAGCCACGCAAGCTTTAGCTGATGATTTATTTTAA
- a CDS encoding sulfite exporter TauE/SafE family protein, producing the protein MLEWDTSIVIIVILLGFLAAFIDAVVGGGGLISIPALLAVGMSPSMALGTNKLASAFGSMTSAFRFLRSGNVDLKLVGKLFPFIFLMAIGGASIATFLPSQLLKPVVIVVLTLVMIYTLIKKDWGSVRTFSKLSIGKAILFIALMCLIGFYDGFLGGGTGSFMLFVLLMFGFDFLGAAGNAKVLNFASNLGALILFIFLHQVDYFYGLIMAASMICGSYVGAMFAIKKGVGYVKTLFIVVTAILILKNTYDYVMQLI; encoded by the coding sequence ATGTTAGAGTGGGATACTTCAATAGTGATTATTGTCATATTACTTGGGTTTCTGGCTGCATTTATTGATGCAGTCGTCGGTGGAGGTGGATTGATATCTATTCCAGCACTATTAGCAGTAGGTATGTCGCCATCAATGGCATTAGGAACTAATAAATTAGCGAGTGCGTTCGGTTCTATGACCAGCGCATTTCGCTTTCTGAGATCTGGTAATGTCGATTTAAAACTTGTGGGTAAATTATTTCCATTTATCTTTTTAATGGCAATAGGTGGTGCGAGTATTGCGACATTTTTACCATCACAATTATTAAAACCGGTAGTAATCGTAGTATTAACATTAGTCATGATTTATACATTAATAAAAAAAGACTGGGGCAGTGTACGTACATTTTCTAAATTATCGATTGGAAAAGCAATATTATTTATTGCTTTAATGTGCTTAATAGGATTTTATGACGGTTTCCTTGGTGGAGGCACTGGTTCATTCATGCTTTTTGTATTACTAATGTTTGGTTTTGATTTTCTTGGTGCGGCAGGTAATGCAAAGGTGTTAAATTTCGCATCTAATTTAGGTGCACTAATATTATTTATCTTTTTACATCAAGTAGACTATTTTTATGGTTTAATAATGGCGGCAAGTATGATTTGTGGTTCATACGTAGGTGCAATGTTTGCGATTAAAAAAGGTGTGGGTTATGTCAAAACATTATTTATAGTTGTTACAGCAATATTGATATTAAAAAATACATATGACTATGTCATGCAATTAATATGA